A DNA window from Candidatus Atribacteria bacterium contains the following coding sequences:
- a CDS encoding tRNA-binding protein: MATLEDFQKIDIRVGKIIEVKDFEGARNPSYKVKIDFGELGIKVSSAQITKLYSKEDLLNRQIVAVVNFPPKRIAGFKSEVLILGVMKEEGEVILLQPDREAPLGYKIG, from the coding sequence ATGGCAACATTAGAAGATTTTCAAAAAATAGATATACGGGTGGGAAAGATAATCGAAGTAAAAGATTTTGAAGGGGCTAGGAATCCTTCTTATAAAGTAAAGATTGATTTTGGAGAGTTAGGCATAAAGGTCTCTTCAGCCCAGATTACTAAATTATATTCTAAAGAAGATTTACTTAACCGGCAGATTGTAGCGGTAGTTAATTTCCCCCCCAAAAGAATAGCCGGATTTAAATCAGAAGTATTAATTTTAGGAGTTATGAAAGAGGAAGGAGAAGTTATCCTGCTTCAGCCTGATCGAGAAGCCCCCTTAGGCTATAAAATAGGGTAG
- a CDS encoding DUF1573 domain-containing protein, with protein MKGKNIVIFFLIGVIIVLGGILVFSNIQNDSSNAPQNNSITQNISGPQPRITVVEEEWDFGKVIQGEKPSHIFTVKNEGEGDLIIDSLKGSCPCIEASISANLIKPGESAELKVSYDTTDYVGKDEKHVHIYSNDPRAADKRVNLFVETEKLIGLYLEK; from the coding sequence ATGAAAGGTAAAAATATAGTAATATTTTTTTTGATAGGAGTAATTATAGTATTGGGGGGTATTTTGGTATTTAGTAATATCCAAAATGATTCTTCTAATGCTCCCCAAAATAATTCTATTACCCAGAATATTTCCGGACCTCAACCAAGAATTACAGTTGTAGAAGAGGAATGGGATTTTGGAAAAGTGATACAAGGCGAAAAACCCAGCCACATTTTTACGGTAAAAAATGAGGGAGAAGGAGATTTAATTATTGATAGTTTAAAAGGATCTTGCCCCTGTATAGAAGCTTCAATTTCTGCTAATCTCATTAAACCGGGAGAATCAGCTGAACTTAAAGTATCTTATGATACCACTGATTATGTGGGAAAAGATGAAAAACATGTCCACATTTATTCTAATGATCCTCGGGCAGCAGATAAAAGAGTTAATTTATTTGTAGAGACAGAAAAACTTATAGGGCTATATTTAGAGAAATAA